The Salvelinus sp. IW2-2015 linkage group LG32, ASM291031v2, whole genome shotgun sequence genome includes the window TGATCAGCTACTGCACAAGATGGCTGCCATGGGTGAGTAGGGAGGGAGGGCGCCAGAGAAtgttcaacaacaaaacacacacaaatggaattaaataaatgtaatggTTAACAAACCTATGGGTTTAAAAAAGGGAATTTCTATTCAATGGGTTGATTTTACGTAATTTTTTAAAACAAGATATTGTTGTGTCAACCTCCTGGTCATCACTGTTCTCATCCACATTTCAGCCTTACCTCACGTTTTCACTTCTTCTTTTTTCATCCCCTAGGTACGCTAAACGACAGAACAGTCGGTATCTTCCGCAGCTGTGAACAACTCCGTCTGCGCAGAGCTTGTGTccgctcctcccccctctctgcagAGGCCTTCCGTCTGGCCCTCTGCCCTCACCGGCTGCAGGAGCTGGATGCATCCGGGGTCCCTGGGGGCCTCACTGGTGCCCACATCCTCTCAGGCCTGGCCTCCAACCCGGAGTGCAGAGCCAGCCTGCAGAGGCTCACACTGAGCAGGTTCCAGTTGGGCTGGACGTCCCTGGAGATGGAGGAAGAGCAAGTGGGCTTCAGCTCTCTGCAGGGCCTGAGGACACTCAACCTGGCCAACACAGACCTCACAGACCCCTTCCTGGAGGACATCTGTACTCTGCCACAGCTAGAGGTCCTGGACATCTCCAGCACCCCCGTCACGGAGCTGAGCGCCCTGCTGGGTTGCCGGCTTACCCTGAGATCCCTGACTGCCCACGGGCTGAGGCAGCTGGACATGTCACCCGCCAGGGTGATCTCCATCCTTAGCCAGCTCCACGCCCTCAGGCACCTGGACCTCTCTGACGACCGCTTCGCCTCTGCACCGCCATCCGCAGAGAATGacgaagggggggagggggatgaaGCAGTGAGGCTGCTTCTGGAGGGGGGTTCTGGGATTCTCCCAGCACTTGTGTCTCTGGATGTGTCTGGAAGGAAGAAGGTGACTGAAGGGGCGGTCACGGCCTTCGTCGAGGGGAGGAGAGGGCTTTTGTTCCTGGGGCTTCTGGCTACTGGGGCTGGCTCCTGTGATGTTCTGTCTGGGAAGGACAACTTAAAGGTGAGGTGACCGCCTGGGGGGGATTTTATTGTTCATTACAAAAAATGCCTCCTACTTCATGTTGTCATTTACTTGCTTTGGTGGATCTGAGACAGCTGTGAAGGTGTAAGCAGTAGTTTCAGCTATGACCTATCGAGGCCTATCAGAAAATGTGCAGAAGAAGGAGGAATAAGTGACTGACGAATAATCTTCTTGTTTGTCTTCTAGGTGACCGGCGAGGCCAATGAGAAGCAGATCTGTGAATCTCTgaggaggtacagagagagagagtgtttcaCACGCGAGGCCCTGGTCCATCTCTACCAGCTGACTAACGACATGTacgaccagaccagaccagacatccTGAAGGTAACGGTCGGAATATGTCAGTATATAAAATGGCTGAAATTGTGGTTGTTGACATAAGCATTTATACAAAAATCTTATGTACTGCTTATacatgtgttatgtatgggtcatgaatgtgttatgaagtccttatgtaggtacccttctctccttcctgtaGCTGGTGTTGGGAGGGATGCAGAGCTACTCAGAATCTCTACATGTCCAGCTGGTGGCCTCAGCCTGCGTCTTCAACCTGACCAATCAGGACATGGCTGTGGGCATGCCCCACCCCCTGCTCAGCGCAGTTGTGCATCAGGTGCTGGAAGCCATGAGAAGCTTCCCCAGCCACCAACAGGTATgtgcccatacacacacacacacactaacatgcactacatgaccaaaagtatgtggagacctgcttgtcgaacatctcattccaaaatcatgggcattaatatggagttggtcccccccctttgctgctttaacagccttcACTCATCTGGGAAgactttctactagatgttgaaacattgccgtggggacttgcttccattcagccaaaagagcattagtgaggttgggtactgatgttgga containing:
- the zyg11l gene encoding protein zyg-11 homolog isoform X1 gives rise to the protein MAEESCPVALSELCLAQVCLSLDSLCSTHPDGSLRLSWAPLLPQEMADQLLHKMAAMGTLNDRTVGIFRSCEQLRLRRACVRSSPLSAEAFRLALCPHRLQELDASGVPGGLTGAHILSGLASNPECRASLQRLTLSRFQLGWTSLEMEEEQVGFSSLQGLRTLNLANTDLTDPFLEDICTLPQLEVLDISSTPVTELSALLGCRLTLRSLTAHGLRQLDMSPARVISILSQLHALRHLDLSDDRFASAPPSAENDEGGEGDEAVRLLLEGGSGILPALVSLDVSGRKKVTEGAVTAFVEGRRGLLFLGLLATGAGSCDVLSGKDNLKVTGEANEKQICESLRRYRERECFTREALVHLYQLTNDMYDQTRPDILKLVLGGMQSYSESLHVQLVASACVFNLTNQDMAVGMPHPLLSAVVHQVLEAMRSFPSHQQLQKNCLLVLCSDTILQDVPFDRFEAAKLVMNWLSGHVDRTLQRMAVAVISILVAKLSTEQTTQLGADIFIMKQLLGIVQQKAMAGVVDSTLKFALSALWNLTDETPTASRHFIQCQGLELYEEVLETYSSESSIQQKVLGLLNNIAEVEELQADMMQEDLLEHVVTLLQGPQVEVGVSYFAGGILAHLTSRQDAWTLDQGLRQTILEQLHAAILTWALPEREMVSYRSFRPFFSLLQTSQPAGVQLWAVWAMRLVCTQNGVQYCHMLQVEGAVEFLKILSSDLDTHSNVRGMAESILGMVERHQTTSSPLRTQTEKGHHGSS
- the zyg11l gene encoding protein zyg-11 homolog isoform X2, whose translation is MAEESCPVALSELCLAQVCLSLDSLCSTHPDGSLRLSWAPLLPQEMADQLLHKMAAMGTLNDRTVGIFRSCEQLRLRRACVRSSPLSAEAFRLALCPHRLQELDASGVPGGLTGAHILSGLASNPECRASLQRLTLSRFQLGWTSLEMEEEQVGFSSLQGLRTLNLANTDLTDPFLEDICTLPQLEVLDISSTPVTELSALLGCRLTLRSLTAHGLRQLDMSPARVISILSQLHALRHLDLSDDRFASAPPSAENDEGGEGDEAVRLLLEGGSGILPALVSLDVSGRKKVTEGAVTAFVEGRRGLLFLGLLATGAGSCDVLSGKDNLKVTGEANEKQICESLRRYRERECFTREALVHLYQLTNDMYDQTRPDILKLVLGGMQSYSESLHVQLVASACVFNLTNQDMAVGMPHPLLSAVVHQVLEAMRSFPSHQQLQKNCLLVLCSDTILQDVPFDRFEAAKLVMNWLSGHVDRTLQRMAVAVISILVAKLSTEQTTQLGADIFIMKQLLGIVQQKAMAGVVDSTLKFALSALWNLTDETPTASRHFIQCQGLELYEEVLETYSSESSIQQKVLGLLHAAILTWALPEREMVSYRSFRPFFSLLQTSQPAGVQLWAVWAMRLVCTQNGVQYCHMLQVEGAVEFLKILSSDLDTHSNVRGMAESILGMVERHQTTSSPLRTQTEKGHHGSS